The window CAATGAACCATTTGGATTTGAATTGATCTCTTCTCCATGTTCGTTAACATACTTGAAAACTATTTGATCATTCTCATACAATTTCTTCAAATCATTATCTTTATTCACATACCTGCCTTCTGAATGAGCGATTGGAATATGTAAGAGACCACCCTCTGGAATTAAATTAGTCGCTGATGTTCTTGACGAACAAACCTGAAGATTAACCCATTTACAGACAAATCTAAGGCAATCATTCCTAAGAAGAGCTCCAGACAAGAATCCTGCTTCAACAAGTATCTGGAAACCATTACATATGCCTATTATTGCCTTACCTTCTCGAGACATTTCTTTAACTTCACCTAAAGAAGGACTATGGGCTGCAATTGCACCTGCCCTTAAATAATCGCCATACGAAAAACCTCCAGGTAGGATGGCAGCATCAAATTCGCTTTGTTTGAAATTTCTATGCCATATTAGCTCGGTTTCTATCCCAACAAGATTTCTCAAAACGTATATTACATCATAATCACAATTAGACCCCGGGTATTGTATAACTGCTAGTTTCATTGAGAATTTCCTCGCGAAGTTACTTGTAATGAGTGAACAACGGGGTTGTAAATCCTCAAATCATTGCATAGGTCATGTACCAATTTCTTAGCATCTTTTGGAGTTTTCGTGTTCACAATAAATCTCAGATATTTGCCTGATCTCACACTCTGAATTTGGTCATACCCGCTCTTATTTACAAGTTCTCGATAGATAGTCTCTCCTTCGGGATCCTTTGCTAGTTTTTTATTTTCAATTATAACCTCTACAATATAATCACATGTTTTTGTCATCAGGAAATAACCTTCGATATAATTCTTCATAAGTCTCTTTTACTTCATTCATGGAAGAGTTTTGTCGATAAACATCCTTATCCAATATTTCTCCTGTATCTATGTCCCATAACCTCATGCAATCAGAGTTCAACTCATCTCCAAGAATTATTTGGTTTTTAGAGTCCCTCCCAAATTCCAATTTGAAATCGACCAGTTTCAGATTTTTATCCAAGAAGAAATCAAAAAGCACTTTGTTTACCCGTCTGGTAATTTCCTTCATCCCAGCAACTTCATCCTCTGATGCAAGATCTAGTAATACTAAATGGTCTTCTACTAACATGGGATCATGTAGGGCATCATCTTTTAGATAGAATTCAACGATTGGGAATTTCAGTGTTTGTCCTTTCTTAAACATAGAAAATCTAGAAATAAAATGTCCTGCAGCGATGTTTCTACAGACTACTTCTAAAGGCATCATTTTGAGTTTTTTAACTAGGATAGAATTTGAATCTAAGGATTCAATCAAATGTGTTTTAATTCCATTCTTCTCAAGCAACTCAAATAATTTAACTGAGATAGTCGCATTGATTTTACCCTTTCCTTCTAGTAGATCATGTTTTTCTCCGTCTAGTGCTGTAATATCGTCTTTGAACTTCAATAAGTAAGCATCAGAGCGATCAGAAGAATAAACGATTTTAGTTTTTCCCTCATTAATTCTCTCTTTCTCCAATCACTCGACCTCTAAAAAAAGTAATCGCTATAATATTTGGCTGAACTGAGTATATTAAAATTCTTTAACAAAAATTTGACTTAATTGATCTTATGAATTAACAAAATTTTGTCAATGAATATAGGTAAACAGTAAAAAGAACGGAAATTATTTTAAATCCGGTAACAATGAGTGGGATTCGCAGAAAAGATTATTCTCTACCAGCTAGAACATCATCAAGCGAAGGGAACGAAGGATCGGCACCAGTTGATTTAATTCTACCGGTTGGGCAGACAGCGTGACAATAAGTACATACAGCACATATATCTTTTTTTTCAGGGAATTCAACTATTTGCCTTTCCACACCTCTGCCTACAAAACCTATGACGCTGTCCCAAGTAGCTTCAGTACAACGACGTACACATAATCCACAAAGAATACATTTTGTGGGTTTGGATGTGATTCTCGAAGCAAACCTAGAAAGATCTGCATTATATTCGCTTGCTAATGACCGCATTTCACCAGTTACGTTTTCTCCAGAAGTCACTGCAGCTAATTCTAAAATAGTCTTTCTAATTCTGTCAATTTTTTCAGATCTGGTCTTTATCTTTAATCCCTCTTCAATTGGATAGCAACAAGCAGCTACTATACGTGTTCTTCCTTTTCTTTCAATCTCTACACTGCAAATGCGGCACGCGCCAAAAGGTTCCAATTCCTCATGATGACAGAGATTGGGAATATCTATATTTAGTTGGTTAGCTGCTTCAAGAATAGTAATTCCTTCTTTGACCTTCACTTTTTTTCCATCGATCTCTATTGTAATAGAATTAACCATTTCATTTACTCTTCTTTCTTATTGGTTTCGTACCTTTAGGCTG is drawn from Candidatus Bathyarchaeota archaeon and contains these coding sequences:
- a CDS encoding phosphoribosylaminoimidazolesuccinocarboxamide synthase — translated: MEKERINEGKTKIVYSSDRSDAYLLKFKDDITALDGEKHDLLEGKGKINATISVKLFELLEKNGIKTHLIESLDSNSILVKKLKMMPLEVVCRNIAAGHFISRFSMFKKGQTLKFPIVEFYLKDDALHDPMLVEDHLVLLDLASEDEVAGMKEITRRVNKVLFDFFLDKNLKLVDFKLEFGRDSKNQIILGDELNSDCMRLWDIDTGEILDKDVYRQNSSMNEVKETYEELYRRLFPDDKNM
- the purS gene encoding phosphoribosylformylglycinamidine synthase subunit PurS, whose translation is MTKTCDYIVEVIIENKKLAKDPEGETIYRELVNKSGYDQIQSVRSGKYLRFIVNTKTPKDAKKLVHDLCNDLRIYNPVVHSLQVTSRGNSQ
- a CDS encoding 2Fe-2S iron-sulfur cluster-binding protein; this translates as MVNSITIEIDGKKVKVKEGITILEAANQLNIDIPNLCHHEELEPFGACRICSVEIERKGRTRIVAACCYPIEEGLKIKTRSEKIDRIRKTILELAAVTSGENVTGEMRSLASEYNADLSRFASRITSKPTKCILCGLCVRRCTEATWDSVIGFVGRGVERQIVEFPEKKDICAVCTYCHAVCPTGRIKSTGADPSFPSLDDVLAGRE
- the purQ gene encoding phosphoribosylformylglycinamidine synthase I, translating into MKLAVIQYPGSNCDYDVIYVLRNLVGIETELIWHRNFKQSEFDAAILPGGFSYGDYLRAGAIAAHSPSLGEVKEMSREGKAIIGICNGFQILVEAGFLSGALLRNDCLRFVCKWVNLQVCSSRTSATNLIPEGGLLHIPIAHSEGRYVNKDNDLKKLYENDQIVFKYVNEHGEEINSNPNGSLENIAGICNLNGNIVGLMPHPERASEPSINPYGSDDGL